The window TTTGGCGAGTTTGTCGGGGTTCTTCTCATCGCGGGCGCTCCGACTGTCGTCAGCTCGTGCCCGGAGTCGGCTAATATCTCAGGTTGTAAATATTATCATACTAGTAGTATAAGGATCACGCAATAGAAACACGCCGTCAAATAAATGTATTATAACAAATATAAAATAGGATTAATACTAAATCATCAAGTATTTATAACACCAGTTCTAACACATAAATATGCCAGCCATCGGTATTGGAACTCCTATATTTTTGATTGTACAAGGATTAATATCTATTTTTATTTATATTGAATCAAAGAAATATGGCTCACACTCTCCGTTAATTGTAGCTTCTTCTATATTTATAATATCTATTGTAGTTGCATTTTACTTTAGAATTATAATTAAACTAGTAGCTTTTGAGATTATTATCATATTTATATATGTATTCAAGAATAGTATTGTTCGATAATATTGTGGTTATGAGGGGTGGATAAAATGGACCGGCCTTCAAATTACAGGAGCTTCAACGATATTACCTGCATTTATTATATTTTTAATAGATCAAGTATACTCTATATTCGTTAATTCTAGTATAAATAATACGGATTAGAAAAGATTAAGTAGTTAGTATAACAAGGACTTGTCATGGAGAATAAATCCTCCAAAGTGGTTACCGATGATGAATCAAGCTCAAACAACCAGCAATCTAAACGCCGAAAGTTCCTTAGTGGAGTGGGTGCGACGGGATTGACTCTGCTTCTTCCCGGTGCTGCTAGTGCATCTCGTAACAATTCTCAAGGAAAATCTAGTGGCAAGAGAAATGAATCCTCAAAAGATAATGATGGAACGGTGGAAGTTTCCCATAATGGCGAAACTATTGAAATAGATACTGACAAGGAGGCTGCTGCTGTCGGTCGCAAAGCCCCGGAGCAGGTGGAAATGCGTGACAAAGGTCAGATTCGAACACTAGCGGAAAAATCTGACAGTACGCGTGGGGAGATCGAACAAGACGGAGGAACGTATAACATGGCATTGTCAAGTGACATGAGCGGTTCTTACTCCAGTGGAGTAACTGCAAAATACCGTGGCTCAGGTTCGACGCTATGTGTAGGAAGTTACACTGAAGGAAGAGAAGCAAAGAACCCTCCGACCACCCCAAAAGTAACTATTAAATCTTCGTTTTCAATCGGTGGTGTGTCTCCAAGTATTGACGTGAGCGGCGGAAGATTCGGGTTCGTCTCGGACACAAAACTGCAATACACTAATACGTTCGACGGATTCAAAGCTGAACACTCTTACAAGGGTGTCGAAGCAAGTGACGCGTTCGCTCTGTATAACGCAACGCAATCAGACTCAATGACGTTAGTTGTTGATACTACTGCACACACTATCACTGAACAGCTCACGATTTCGTAGAAACAAGACGAATACGGCCTGCATTTCCTAAATCAATGTACTCTTTTGATACATCGAAATTCCAGAAAGAGGTAGAAGCAATTCACTCAACAAGAAAAGAACACGGCTGGCATAGTGACTTCCAAACTCACAGACCAGATTTGTACTCTACGTATCATTTCTTGTTAGTGTCTCAGAACCTGGGTACTATTATACCATCTGAAAAGTTGACTGAAGAAGTAGCTTCTGCCCTAAAAAAAGATTTCCAAAAATGTAGATACCAAACACTATCTTCACAAAAAGAAGTAGCTCTCCGTGATTACTATAATGCAATAAATATTCTAGACATGAAAAAAGATGGAGTATCAGGAATTAACAACATACAAAACAAAATTAATAAGTTTTCTACTTCAAATGGCTTATACCAATTTAAAGTATCTCGTGAAGGGTCATCTAGAGACGGTGAAGGAAGTTTAATTGCAACATATTACGCGGCAAGCATATCATCGAAATTAAATGATGTCTCCGTTGCAGATTGTACGAGAAGGCGGCTTGAAGAAATATGGCAAAATCAATCTCTTGAAGTTGAAAGTCTGGGTCGAGCGGCTCTTGTTGTAGCCATACTTCATGAAGTCGGATATAGCGTTTCTGATCTGAATCAATATACAAATTGGAAAGAGATGGTGAATAAACGGATAAATGCCGTACTGAAGGTTAAGCCTCACCTTCCGGCACCGATTCTTGAACATCTAAATTTAATATTAGAGCACACAACTTTACAACCAAGCGATTTGGCGATTGATCTCCAAGAGAAATTGGAAAATGCGCAACTGTCTGATGGAGGAATGAATTTTATGGAAAATGCAGACTACTCGGATCCTCATGGGACTTCCGTTTTTTCATCTCTGTCATCGAAGATAGATGCGGATATTGATACTGACTCTCTCCGATCATTTGTTCAGGAGCACAGAATGACTTCTGGTGGTTATTTACCGACTATCATTTCATACCCGCATTTTGAGTCAACTTACTACGCTATTGATCTACTGGCTTTACTAGAAAAATCTTATCATCCTGCGAAAATACCCGATAGAATTATGGCAAATATTGAAGAAATAGTCGGGGGATTCGAATCTCTTTACAAACTACTCACAATTCTTTCTGAAGAAGTCAATATTTTATCTACTTCAGACCTAAGAGAAAACATCAGAGAATATATAATTTCAGGAAATATTGAGTTACCAGAGTTATATTATTCTTTGAAGCTAGCCAATAAATATGACTATGCCATTAATAGTGATGAAAAAGAGGCTATTTTAGACTTTATCTGCAAAATGCATAACGAAAGTGGCGGTTACGGAAACAAACCCACCCAAAGGTCTACATTCTTTGCTGTTGCTAGCTTAGATATTATAAATAAAAATAATAAAATTGAATCAAGCGTAGTACCTTGGATAAGACAGTCACGAATCAATTCGTCGGGTTATGCATATCTTGAAAGCAACTCTCTCGTATCGGAGCCAAATCTATTAAGCACATATTACTCTATAGCAATTCTTAACATAATTGAATATAATTGGAAAATGAAAGAAGATCTGAAGAAGTTTATTTTAGATTGCCGTCTTGATGACGGAGGTTTTCAGACGGAACCTATTGAATCAGTCCCCGAAAACAGGACGTTAAAAGCTACATACTTCGGCATTAAATCTTTACAAAAAATACTTAAATAGAATTAAAACCTTAGATAGTTGCGTGTTCTCCTGAGATGAGTGAGAAATCCTCTGAACGACTCTCAAAGGGTTCCAGCTGGAAGGCACTGTCTAGTTGAGGCAGTTTGAGGAACGAGCAGGTCGTGGAGTTTCTTGGCTAAAGATGCTCGCAGACCTGCTCAAACAGAACTTAGAGACGGATTTAGAAGAAGCTTGGGAGGATGAGCGGACGGCGACGCCCGTCAGGGCGTTCGCTGTCCGCCTCCACGAAACAGGCTGTTCGCTTCGAGAAACAACAGCAATTTTGTCGGTTTCTGCATCGACTCGCCGAGAAACATGATTTCTCGGACGCAACGTTTCTCGTCGATGGCTACGGCTATCTGACTGCCCTCTTTCGAATCGGATTGAGCGGTCACCTCGACTACACTGATCAAAACCTTATCGAAAAATGGTTTCACACACTCAAAACCGGATCGACCGCTTCCACAACTCATGGGTGGGCAGTCGGGCGAGCGTCCACGAGTGAGTTGAACAATTCTTGCATTACTACAACCGTTAGCGGCCGCATCAAGCACTCGATGGAAAAACGCCGGTCAAGGAGGTAAACTAGACAGTGCCCGGCGGTCGGCACTGTCTAGTTGCGCAGTTCTCGAATAGACTGGCGATACAGCGCCTCTTTGGCCGGTATCAAACGGTGCGATTCCTGCAGCTTTGTCGAGGTGTTGAGTAAGACCGGCGAATTCACGCCGCTCATCGCATCTCGACCCTATTACAGTTATCAGACACTAATTCCACGCGCCTTCCGCGAGTTCATCGTACCACTGTCTGCCGGTTTCGCGTAACTAGACAGTACCTAGAGTTCGATGGTCTCGACGACGAGGGAAACGTCCGCAGGGACCTTCACGTCAAACTCAAACACGTCGGCCGCGGCGTGTTCAGAGTCATTGTCCTTGACGGTGAGCTTACTCCTTTCGACTCTCGTCTCAAACAATCTCGTCACGCCGATTTCGGACCCGATCTAGAGGCCGCCGACTGATGGCCGGGTCTCACACACCCTGACGGCAAAGAACAGTTGGCTGCTCTCTTCTCATCCGGTCCGACAGTCGACGTCTATACTCCCGTGTGCGATTGACTCGCCGTCACGGATGAAGTGGACAGTGTAGTTTCCCGTCTCGCCTTGCGACAGTTCGGCCAGTTCGAGGTACACCTCTGTTTCATTCGCCGTTTTCTCGACAACGACCTCGCCATCTGCAGTTCGGCCCTCCACTCGATCGATTTGGTCGGGATTCAGTTGAATCGACGATTGTACACAGACCGTAGACGTCGATCGGCGACAGCTTCCGTTTTCTCGTTGATTGCTAGTTGTGACACCGCCGGAGAACTGCTCGACGGCTTTTACTGAATCATCTGGGTCGGTCACACCGAATGGGCAATTTGGCCCATCATCGAAATATCCTGTACATCCAGCTCCGAGTACACCAACTACGGCTCCGAGGAGGACTCGACGGTTCGGGGACGATAATTCGGTCATGAATAGTGTTTGTCTGTATCGGAACAACCTGTTTTCGGCTTACACCAATTAGAAGTCTAACTGTTATCATTAAATATTTCTACTTCGTTTATGCTCGAATCAGGTTCGCGTAGAACTTCTCGGTCGTCGAGAGTCGCCGATGCCGGAGCCGGAGAGAGACCCCTTTGAGTCGGCGCTCGTTCTCGACGAACTCGCGGTAGAACAGCGAGTGGCGAAGCAAGTGCGGCGAGACGTGTTCCGGGCCGACCTGTACGTTGTTCTCGGTGCGGTACGGTTCGACCTCGGCCTCGACGGCGAACTTCTGGACGACGTTCCGGAGCACGTCGGTCGTGAGCCTCGAGGAGGACCGGGAGGGGAACAGCGCGGTCGTGTCCTTCCAGCAGTCGCGCAGGTAATAGCGCAGGACTCGTGCAGTGCCGAGCGACGACTGGAGTTCGATTGGCGTGTCGCGGGCGTAGGTCTCGCCGCCCTTCTGAATCCCGGCGGGGACGAACACGTAGGGGTCGGCGTCATCGAGGTGGAGGTGGTCCACGTCGAGACCGACGACCTCGCTGAAAACGGCTGAGAGGATGCGTCTCACGCTAACTAATCATTAGGTTTCCGGGCAGTGGTTCCATTGGGTAGCGGTATTGCTGGTGCAACCGGATTTTTCGCACCTAGACGACCACGCGAATGCTCGAGCGGAAAGTCAAGATGCGGTCTGCGGCTAACCAATGACTACTCCCCAGTAGCGGGCGACATTAGTTAGTCGCCATGTGGCGAGGCGCAACAGTTCCCCGTATCGCGGACCTCGCGGCGCGAAATTGCGCTTCGCCGGGACACGGAGCGCGCCAAGATCAAGGACCGCGGTATGCTTAGTCCGGGCGTCGTCGGGGACGTTGCCGACGACGTCAAGACCGAAGTCCACGAGCAGACCATCCAGCAGGCTCCGAGACCACGCTAACCAATGCAAGACAGATTCCGTCTAGCCATATTGGTTAGCGCGGCATAACTGAGAACGGGAGCTACTCCGGCCCGAATGGGTGAGCACGAGCACAGGTGTTCCTCGCGCTTTGCCTTCGACTCGTCGTCTCCGTCACCAACTACAAACGCGGAGACAATCCGGGAAGCACAGTCATTACGGTATGAGATGGATTCTATGAGGCCCTCTTTCTACGTAACTTAGAAGTATGAGGGCATTTCGAGTCGCTGATAAAAGCTAATCTCGCTGATTACACTTTGACGGTCGATTTTCCATCTAACGAAGTCGGTAGCTCCACTGTATAAGCGACGATAGACCGGTCCGGTAGTGTAAACTCAAGCGTCACTATTTGGCCACTCTTGATCGGTGTCCCCTCTATTGCGTCCACATGGAATACCAGTTCAAACCGATCACTCTCCTCGTTTAGGACCGGGAAGGAACTATCTTGGTCGTGGACTGACGCAACTTCGAATCGTTCGCTTTGCTTTATCGAGGACTTGGCAGAGCCGATATCCTCAACGGGCGCACTTACTAACGAGGTGGACACATTTACCCCATGCCACGTTACAGATACTCCCGAGAAGTCCACGGACTCACTACCTTTTGTAACGATTAGACGCACACGGTCTATGGAATTATTCGCTGATACATTCGCATACCCCCCCTGTATTGCCAATTCATCTTCAGGAAGGTTGTCCTTCCCGTGCAGCGTATCGGGTCTCAAGACACCGGTTGAAGTAAGTGCAAATCCAGCAATAATTCCAAGCATGGCTGTAGATACTACGAGACCGAATGTAGCGCGTTTTCTTGCCTGCTCATCTTCTTTGATTTTCTCCGAAATATAGTTCCAGACCATCTATTTCCACCGGAGTCGGGTCCTCCGTCTCATCTCCAAGCAAAAGCGTTGCATTGACTATATTTTAATCTAATGCATACGAAATATTTCACAATCGCCAGAACCCAGTAATGTATTATTATAAAAATAAAAGTAAGATAGATTTATAATGTGGTGTGGTAATTTTCTTATATGGCAGATGATTGCCACGAGGCTAGTCGTCGAACAGTAATCAAACACCTCAGTGTCGCAGGTACAACCCTTGCTGGATTGGGGAGCGTCAGTACGGCGAGTGCCAAATCCACCCAGTCTCAGAGTGTTCCCAAAGGGCTTGCAAAAAAAGCCGTTGAGCGGAAACGACAACAACTATCGAAGAGAGATGAATTCAGCGACTGGGCTACCGCATCACTCTCCCAACCGGAAACGTTCTACACGCACACCCGAACTAACCCAGTTCCAAAATACGAGAAATCAGCATACGTCTTCCCGATTACCAAGAACGGAACCAACCTCGGGTATATAACGGCCTCTGCAAAGCGGTCTAACAACCCCATTCTCGAATACAGTCGCGCGACGCCACCCCAACAGCGAGTTAGCAATGCAAAACAGATCGCTCAAAAGAAAGGTCGAAAGCCAACCGGCCGACTGCTCTATCGGGGCGGCGTCTCCTACAACTACGAACTTGAAGGTCGAGAAGCCGTCCAGCTTGGCGGCCGCTACGTTAAGCCGCTTCCTGACTCAGCCCCCATATCGAACCTAAACTTTGACACCCCGTCAGCAAACTCTCGATGGGACCGGCTCACATCGGAGTCCAAGAGTAGCGGTACCGTTGAAACGCAAGATTCCGTCTCAACGTCCTCGCTCCCCGGTACGGTCGCTATCGATGGAATGCCTCGCTACGCCCAAGATTATGAGGCAGGAAAGAGTGACGTAAAGGGTAATAACTACTACCCCGACTACCTCGGGAATGCTGACGACTACTGGGGCGACTACGATGGCTGTGCGCCATACGCAGGTGCAAATGTTATTGGTTACTACGAGGGCCTTGGTCAATACGACTGGGACGCCAGAAACGAACTCATTGACCGGATGCACTACCGCATGGATACCGGCGACGACATTTACACAACCCTCAGTGAGATCGCTCCGGGAATCGAAGAATACTCCAACGGACAGCACAGCTACTCGGCGAACACGCAGTACGATTACTCTCCGCACGACTTGAAGCAATCCCTTTACGACTTCAAACCGGCACTGCTCACGATGGCAGATGGCGGCTCTCCCGAAGAAAGTGGCTATCCCGAATACGGACCACATACGGTCGCCGTTTCTGCTTACGAAGAGCGGTCCGATGGCCTCTACTGGGGCATCTATGACTCCTACGACTACAAACGTCACTGGATAGCGAACGGAAACTGGTCCGACGCAGACACGACCTTCGTTAGCAAAAACTAATCCGCTACCGTCTTCCACTATTTGTAAGCGTAGCTACCACGACAACCCCTCCGGTTCCACAGGAAGCCACTCGTCTTCCGCAGGACACCCGTCGTCGTGGCTGAACCTGTCGTTCGTCGGCTTCCACCCACACGTACAGACCGTCTCTTCGGCGTGCCCGCGAAGCCCGCGAGCGAGCGTGTTCGTCTTCGACTGCACCGCCTCGGCGAGCGTATCGACGCCGACGCCGGGATTCTGCAAGTCGTCGGCCCCACGCCTCGCGTTCGGCTCTTCGACAGTCACGACCGGGAGCGGCCGCGAGACGACCGCCGACCGACCGTCTGTTTTGACCACTCGCGTCGGAGAATCTGGTTCGCTCACTCCGTCTCTACCTCCGTTGAATCGCTATCCGGCACTACGTCGTGGACTACGAGGTCGTCGCGGCTCACGGTTCCTCCTTGATATGGAACTCGTGGGGAAACTCGCCACCCCCGGCCGCGCCGATGGACCAATACCCAAGGTCTCGAAGCGCCGAACTGACGCCCGACTGCCCGGCGAAGAGGACGCGCTCGAACGCGGCGGCGCGGTCGCGCACTCCACGACCGACCTTCTCCCGCTCCAACGCCTTGCGCGCTATGACGACGAAATGCTTGCGAGCGTCACCAACCGCAAACCGACGAGCTTGCCGCGAAAGCGTGGCGAGAACGCGACAATCCCGACCGGTATCAACTCTGGACGACCGGCAGCAGCGGGTGGCGCGTCTACATGAAGTCCTTGGACCTCGCCGATTGGATTCGCGCCAACGAAGAAGGTGTCTCGAAAAACTACGCCCAAGAACTCGCCCGGCGCACCCTCGACGCCATGCGTGAACTGAGCAAACACCGGCTGATTACCACCCAGAAGAAACGTACCGCGGACGGTCTCAGCTACAAGGAGAACGTCGTCGTGTTAACCGACGACGCCGACCTCCCTGGCGAACCGTCGCTCGGTGAGAGTGACGCTCCGGCCACAGACGAGGTGGCCGGATAACGGAGTGGCCGGACCAACGTAGCCCCCGAGAGGGACGGATCTCTCGCCCAAACTAACCCGGTTGACCCCGAACTGGATCCGCGACGACGTGTAGACCACCCCCAACGGTGGGTCCTCGTGGCGGTGACACCCCCACGGCTACCTGTCGGTCTACCACTTCCAGCGACATCCAGCGACAAACATAGAGAGGGGAGGCTAGGAGAAAGACCGCCAACAGCGTCTGTGGCCGGAGCGAATATCAATTGGAGTTTGGTGATCACAGTACACTCAACGAACCACCGGAACGGTACTGAGTGGACGTAACTGGCAGCTATGGTGTGTGTTCGCGCTCGTCAGCTTCGAACGACCGCCACTCTGGTCTGTGGTCGATGCGTTGCTCGGCAATGAACGTCCTCGAAGGCTTCGCCAACTCGACGCCCTCAGTCCCTATGAGGTAAATAAACCCGTCTGCGGTCGCTAACGGCGACTACCGACGAAGTGAGAACGGAACCCACGCGTATTTTTATTCTGTCTGCCAAGCAAAACCTTACTTATTAGACGGGCAGACGGTTATGTATGGGTCAAGCTAATGGCCCGGCCAAATCGCCAGCGTGAGCGGACGCGTGAATCTACGTCGGATGCAGAAACGACCGAGAAGGAGGGAGAGGGTCAGCAGTGTCCTGAATGCCATTCCGGGAGTCTTGTTACGAGCGGTGATAGTAACGAGGTCGTTTGTGAGAACTGTGGACTCGTGATCGAAGACCAGGTGATTGACCGTGGGCCGGAGTGGCGTGCGTTTAATCATAGTGAGCGCGAGAGTAAGAGTCGAGTCGGTGCGCCGACGACCCAGACAATGCACGACAAGGGACTGACGACCCAAATCGACTGGAAGAACAAGGACGCCTATGGTCGGTCGCTTTCCTCGGAGAAGCGGAGTCAGATGAGTCGCCTTCGGAAGTGGCAAGAGCGCATTCGAACGAAGGACGCGGGCGAGCGTAACCTGCAGTTCGCCCTCTCAGAAATCGACCGGATGGCCTCCGCGCTCGGCGTCCCCCGGTCGGTTCGGGAGGTGTCGTCGGTCATCTATCGGCGGGCGCTCAAGGAAGACCTGATTCGTGGCCGGTCCATCGAGGGTATTGCGACCAGTTGTCTCTACGCTGGCTGTCGCCAAGAGGGTATCCCGCGGAGTCTCGACGAAGTCGCCGAGGTTTCTCGCGTCGAAAAGAAAGAGATCGGCCGCACGTATCGATACATCGCGCAAGAACTCGGCCTTGAGATGAAGCCCGTTGACCCCAAAGAGTACGTGCCACGATTCAGTTCCGACCTTGGAGTGGGCGAGGAAGTGAAAATGAAGGCAAACGAGATCATCGACGAGTCCGCCGAGCAAGGCCTGCTCTCGGGGAAGTCACCGACGGGGTTCGCGGCCGCGGCCATCTATGCGGCGTCGCTCCTCTGTAACGAGAAAAAGACCCAGCGCGAGGTCGCCGACGTCGCCCAAGTGACGGAGGTCACGATCCGGAATCGCTACCAAGAACAAATCGAAGCGATGGGACTCCACTAAGCGACGACTATCAGCGGTTTGTATCGGAAGCCAGAGAAGATTCTCGAGATTGACCCCTGTTGAGTCGAACGGCACCGACTGACGACGGGTTTTTTTGCACCACCAATAATTCACAGACATGGCTTCTAATATTTTCCGACGTGCTACCGCGCTGTCCGTCGATTTTGTCGCGCTCGCGGCGGTCTTGCTCCATCCGTTTTCGCTGTACGTCGTACTACTTCTGTACTGGATGGACCTGCTTGGTGGGACGACTCGGCGGTTCTGTCAGACAGTGGTCGCGGCTCCACGCGAGGAGAACTCGCCGACCGAACCTCCGGCGATGCGCCGGAACGGCGACCCGAATCCGTTCAGATTTTTCACCCCGAAGCTGGGGACCGTCCAGCCGGTCGGATGGTTGCCACCGATTGCGGTACACAACCTCAAACCGGCCGTGGTCGGACTGTTCACAGCGGTACCGCTGACTGTCGTCGCTGTCGGCCTGGCGGCGACAAGCCTCGCGCCACCGTTCGCTGTTCGGGTGTGGCCGACGGTCGGGATTCTGACGGCCGGTGGTCTCGCGGTCCTCGTGAAGCACGGCTGGGCCTTTCGGCAGTTCGTCCGTTCGGAGCGTCCGCCAGCTAAACAGATTCTCCCCGGCCTGCGATGGCTTGGACCGATTCTGATGACGCTTCCAGTGGTCGGCATCGACACCGTCCATGCGGGGGCTGACTTCGACCCCTCGGCCGGGTTCACCGCGGTGGCAGTCCTGCTCGTGGTCGGGCGAATCGCCTACGAGACGCGCCGGGACGAGCCACCGACCGGTGCAGACCCGTTCGAGCTTTCGATGCCGTCAGGACGACCGGTCGAGCGGTTCCAGGCCGACCAGCGCGCGGTTCGAATCGCGGGGATGCTCGACGGCGTCGTTCCCCGAATCGAGTGGGAGCTACTCAACGTCATCTCCCGAGTCGCGGCTCTCTTCTCGGTGGTCGTCGTGGGGTTCGTCGCGGGGTCCGCTCTCGGACCGACGGCAGGGGTCGTCGGTACCGGGGTCGCGCTCGTCGCGGCCGTGGCGGGCTTCGTGTCGATGGGTATCGCTCACTTCGAGTTGGCGTTCGGGGCGATGGAGTATCGGCTGTACGACGACGAGTTGGTCGCGTACGACGCGCGACTCGACGCCGTCCAGTGGCGCGTCCCGCTGGAGGCGATCCGAACCGTCTCGGTCGAACAAGGTCTTTGGACCGGACCGCCCGGAACGGACGCAGCGACGGTCACGCTCAACCGGACCGATCTGGCCGTCGACCAGTCGCCGTACGGCTTCTACCGGCAATCACTTCCGTACGTCAAAGACCCCGAGCGCATCGCCGACCGACTCCAACGAGCAACGACGGCTGCCGAGAAACAACACAGTAATAAGACGTAAAGCCGATTCTGGGCAATATTCATGCAATCTCAATTTCTGTCGGCTGAGTGTTGATTCCAGTCTGGTCTCGCATATGGCGGAAATTCTTCTTGCAGTTCCGCTAGACATCCCCACTTGGGACGGCCAAGGTCGTCGCCACTGCCTTCCCCGGCGTGCGACAGGTGACGGCCTCACAGACGACGTAGTTGGTCCTAACGGGCGTCAAGCTAGAACAGTACAATGGGCCGGACGAGGGTCGGCTAGTCAGCATCGCGCTCAATCGCTATTCTTTCTCTCTCGGTATCCGACCTCGCTGAAAATGGTGCGCGTCTCGCTAACCAATGAAGCGGCTATCGGGCAACGGTTTCATTGGTTAGCGGGAGTCAAAACCCGGCCTACTGCTAACCAATGAGTGCTAGCCAGTAGACGGCGTCATTGGTTAGTGGCGATGTGGCCCGGCGTTCGAACCGGATACGCAAGCGCGGTTGCGGTCGGGTCACCCCGTGAGCGGCGAGTCACGCGCTCAGTCCGAGGGTCGTCGAGGTCGTTGCTTACGACGTCGAAACCGCGAAGGAAACGAGCGGAACGTCCAGCAGTCTTCGAGACCCCGCTAACCAATGCAAGACAAATTCCGTCTAGCCGCATTGGTTAGCGCGGTCTAATTCGAGAATGAGGGTTACCCCGGTACGAGTGAGCGGTGTCGAGCGTAGTTTAAGTACGGTTCGGGGAGTGTGAAACAGTCGTTTTTTCACGGTATAGGCGTTCTATCTTGCGTTATGCTTTCAGTGGTT is drawn from Halorussus pelagicus and contains these coding sequences:
- a CDS encoding tyrosine-type recombinase/integrase, producing the protein MRRILSAVFSEVVGLDVDHLHLDDADPYVFVPAGIQKGGETYARDTPIELQSSLGTARVLRYYLRDCWKDTTALFPSRSSSRLTTDVLRNVVQKFAVEAEVEPYRTENNVQVGPEHVSPHLLRHSLFYREFVENERRLKGVSLRLRHRRLSTTEKFYANLIRA
- a CDS encoding transcription initiation factor IIB, translating into MARPNRQRERTRESTSDAETTEKEGEGQQCPECHSGSLVTSGDSNEVVCENCGLVIEDQVIDRGPEWRAFNHSERESKSRVGAPTTQTMHDKGLTTQIDWKNKDAYGRSLSSEKRSQMSRLRKWQERIRTKDAGERNLQFALSEIDRMASALGVPRSVREVSSVIYRRALKEDLIRGRSIEGIATSCLYAGCRQEGIPRSLDEVAEVSRVEKKEIGRTYRYIAQELGLEMKPVDPKEYVPRFSSDLGVGEEVKMKANEIIDESAEQGLLSGKSPTGFAAAAIYAASLLCNEKKTQREVADVAQVTEVTIRNRYQEQIEAMGLH
- a CDS encoding prenyltransferase/squalene oxidase repeat-containing protein, whose amino-acid sequence is MSQNLGTIIPSEKLTEEVASALKKDFQKCRYQTLSSQKEVALRDYYNAINILDMKKDGVSGINNIQNKINKFSTSNGLYQFKVSREGSSRDGEGSLIATYYAASISSKLNDVSVADCTRRRLEEIWQNQSLEVESLGRAALVVAILHEVGYSVSDLNQYTNWKEMVNKRINAVLKVKPHLPAPILEHLNLILEHTTLQPSDLAIDLQEKLENAQLSDGGMNFMENADYSDPHGTSVFSSLSSKIDADIDTDSLRSFVQEHRMTSGGYLPTIISYPHFESTYYAIDLLALLEKSYHPAKIPDRIMANIEEIVGGFESLYKLLTILSEEVNILSTSDLRENIREYIISGNIELPELYYSLKLANKYDYAINSDEKEAILDFICKMHNESGGYGNKPTQRSTFFAVASLDIINKNNKIESSVVPWIRQSRINSSGYAYLESNSLVSEPNLLSTYYSIAILNIIEYNWKMKEDLKKFILDCRLDDGGFQTEPIESVPENRTLKATYFGIKSLQKILK